One Helianthus annuus cultivar XRQ/B chromosome 12, HanXRQr2.0-SUNRISE, whole genome shotgun sequence genomic region harbors:
- the LOC110896179 gene encoding uncharacterized protein LOC110896179: MANIFIVAPESLSSLFEGTPRILKDAQRFIQLIKVQKLQPNSATFGQALKAEAYFYHQSNITHSICKQVKLITMADNNATVIASSDKLDTALEDAVIPSSSADQEAGGVIRNRKRRRTDNGSENGKQLCTENEEDMSGRDKVSRVRAPRMNRDEFFQRYPNIAESVGHFFPYCHTPISANVIGDCFAFASPTKLDALEGEWINYFNESCQCTRQRMTFMPKYSALFQLSQGAYKQPATSDNTRKQRVKTRSEFASKYPLVTAGFDDYTCLPRNDVKDIRLDYLMSTAEHQLRELEAEHASFYETRFNLANKLILLIDKQTRLLHVGAKEYRKYHKSITKAVKRNESSC, from the exons ATGGCGAATATCTTTATCGTTGCACCTGAAAGCTTGTCGAGTCTATTTGAAGGCACACCAAGAATACTGAAAGACGCCCAAAG GTTTATTCAGCTTATAAAAGTGCAAAAATTGCAGCCAAACTCAGCTACCTTTGGCCAAGCTCTTAAAGCGGAAGCGTACTTTTACCATCAGAG TAATATTACACATTCTATCTGCAAACAAGTTAAGTTGATCACAATGGCTGATAACAATGCCACCGTAATTGCTTCATCTGACAAATTGGATACCGCGCTTGAAGACGCGGTAATTCCTTCCTCTTCAGCAGATCAAGAAGCAGGCGGTGTCATCAGGAACAGGAAACGCCGCCGCACAGACAATGGCAGCGAGAATGGTAAACAACTCTGCACAGAAAATGAGGAAGACATGAGTGGCCGAGATAAAGTTAGTCGTGTCCGTGCTCCTCGTATGAATCGTGACGAATTCTTTCAGCGCTACCCGAACATAGCTGAGAGTGTTGGCCATTTCTTTCCGTATTGCCATACTCCGATTAGTGCAAATGTCATCGGAGATTGCTTCGCCTTTGCTTCTCCAACCAAACTTGACGCCTTGGAAGGGGAGTGGATAAATTACTTCAATGAGAGCTGCCAATGTACTCGACAACGAATGACATTCATGCCCAAGTACTCTGCGTTATTTCAGCTATCTCAGGGGGCGTACAAACAGCCAGCGACTTCTGATAACACGAG GAAACAACGGGTAAAGACAAGGAGTGAATTTGCTTCTAAGTATCCGCTTGTAACCGCGGGTTTTGATGATTATACGTGTCTACCACGAAATGATGTGAAGGACATCAGGTTAGACTATTTGATGTCTACTGCTGAACACCAGCTCAGGGAGCTCGAAGCTGAACACGCGTCGTTTTACGAAACCCGGTTTAACCTTGCTAACAAACTTATCCTGCTCATAGATAAACAGACCAGGTTACTTCATGTGGGTGCAAAGGAATACAGGAAATACCATAAATCTATAACTAAG GCTGTCAAGAGGAATGAATCGTCTTGCTGA
- the LOC110896176 gene encoding rac-like GTP-binding protein ARAC3 isoform X1 yields MVNDSTIEWSTGQEDYNRLRPLSYRGADVFILAFSLISKASYEDISKKWIPELRHYAPGVPIILVGTKLDLHDDKQFLTDHPGAVPITTAQGEELRKLIGAPAYIECSSKTQQNVKVVLDAAISVVLQPPKQKKKKKRKGQKGCSIL; encoded by the exons ATGGTCAACGACTCAACGATTGAGTGGTCAACTG GACAGGAAGATTACAACAGATTGAGACCTCTGAGTTATCGCGGTGCAGATGTTTTTATACTCGCGTTTTCACTAATTAGCAAGGCCAGCTATGAAGATATCTCTAAAAAG TGGATTCCTGAATTGAGGCATTACGCACCCGGAGTTCCAATAATCCTTGTTGGAACAAAGCTAG ATCTTCATGATGATAAGCAGTTTTTAACGGACCATCCCGGTGCAGTTCCAATTACAACGGCTCAG GGAGAGGAGTTGAGGAAGCTAATCGGTGCTCCTGCTTACATTGAGTGTAGCTCAAAAACACAGCAG AATGTGAAGGTTGTTTTGGATGCAGCCATTAGTGTGGTTCTGCAGCCACCAAagcaaaagaagaaaaagaagcgAAAGGGTCAAAAGGGGTGCTCCATATTGTGA
- the LOC110896176 gene encoding rac-like GTP-binding protein ARAC3 isoform X2, with translation MVNDSTIEWSTGQEDYNRLRPLSYRGADVFILAFSLISKASYEDISKKWIPELRHYAPGVPIILVGTKLDLHDDKQFLTDHPGAVPITTAQNVKVVLDAAISVVLQPPKQKKKKKRKGQKGCSIL, from the exons ATGGTCAACGACTCAACGATTGAGTGGTCAACTG GACAGGAAGATTACAACAGATTGAGACCTCTGAGTTATCGCGGTGCAGATGTTTTTATACTCGCGTTTTCACTAATTAGCAAGGCCAGCTATGAAGATATCTCTAAAAAG TGGATTCCTGAATTGAGGCATTACGCACCCGGAGTTCCAATAATCCTTGTTGGAACAAAGCTAG ATCTTCATGATGATAAGCAGTTTTTAACGGACCATCCCGGTGCAGTTCCAATTACAACGGCTCAG AATGTGAAGGTTGTTTTGGATGCAGCCATTAGTGTGGTTCTGCAGCCACCAAagcaaaagaagaaaaagaagcgAAAGGGTCAAAAGGGGTGCTCCATATTGTGA